TAACTGGAATATTGATATAGCAAGTAATCAGTATGATCCGCACCAGCAGTTTTGGACACCGAGTTAAGTGAGTACAATCACTAACGAGGTGAACCATGACAAGCAAGAAAAAACGTATTATCCATTCCCCTGAATTTAAAGCAGAAGCCCTGAAGCTAGCAGAGAAAGTGGGAGTAGCTGCGGCAGCGAGACAACTGTCGTTACACGAATCCCAGATCTATGGTTGGCGTAAGTCAGCTAAGAGCGACACCAGCACCAGTCAGCGGGAAAAAGATCTAGCCGCTGAAGTTGCCAAACTCAAACGACAATTGGCTGAGCAAGCTGAAGAGCTAGATATAGTAAAAAAGGCCGCCACCTACTTCGCGAAAAACCTAAAGTAGATTGCTACGAATTTATGCTCGAACACCTGCTTTGCTTCAGAGTTGCCCGCATGGCTAAGGTGTTCGGTGTTTCACGAAGTGGGTTTTATTACTGGATTAAGCATCGCCACAAGGCCATCCAGCGCGAGGTAACTCGCCAAGAGCTTGATACGAAGGTCAAAGAGGCTTTTGATAATAGCAAAGGTCGTGATGGCTCAAGGCGCATCCAGAAAGAGCTGGCTGAGAACGGTGATAGCCGTAATGTTAAAACCATTGCCGCCAGTATGAAGCGGCAGGATTTAACGCCGAAAGCGGCACGTAAGTTTAAGTGTACGACGGACAGCAAACATAAAATGCCAGTTGCTCCGAACCTGCTGGCTCAGGATTTTAAGGCAGAGGCTCCGAATCAAAAGTGGGCGGGAGACATCACCTATGTTGCGACAAGCGAAGGCTGGCTGTATTTGGCGGTAATCATTGACCTTTATTCCAGGCAAGTAGTCGGTTGGTCTATGGATACCAGAATGACGGCAACTCTGGTTTGCGATGCGTTATCAATGGCCTTGTTCCGTCGAGGGTTCCCTGAGCAGGTTATCGTTCATAGTGACCGAGGTAGTCAGTACTGCTCAAAAGATTATCGAGACATCATAACCGCTTATAATCTAAAGCAAAGTATGAGTAGGAAAGGAAACTGCTGGGATAATGCTTGTGTTGAGAGCTTCTTCCATTCATTGAAAGTTGAAGCGATCCAGTATGAGCCGATCATGACGCGAGACGAGATGCGCCAAACGATCTTTGAATACATAGAGGTTGATTATAATCGGACAAGAAGGCACAGTGCTCTTGGGTATCTAAGCCCAGTTAACTTTGAAAATCAAAATGTCGCTTAATGAAGTGTCCAGTCTGGCTGGAGCAGATCAGTATGACTGGATCATTATTGATGAAGCGGCTCGTTCCATTGCAAGTGAGCTAGCAATTGCGATGCAAGTAGGTAAACGAGTGCTACTTGTTGGAGATCATAAGCAACTACCACCTCTTTATACAGATCCTCACAAAAAAGCCTTAGCAAGACATTTAGGTATTCAATCATCGAATGATATTGATGAATTAATTGAAAGTGACTTTGCTCGTGCGTTTGAAAGTGATTATGGAAAACAGGTTGGTGCAAAACTACTTGTACAATATCGAATGGCTCCTGCTATTGGTACTTTGGTCTCTCAGTGTTTTTATGATGGTGAGCTAGAAAATGGTGAACGAAAGATCCCTGATATTTACCGTGATGTACCCAAAGCATTGAGTTCAGCTGCAACGTGGCTTGATACATCGAATTTAAATAAAAAAGCACATCATCAAACGGGTTCTGGTCGAAGTATTTACAACGATGCTGAAGCTGATGCTATTGTTGATTTGCTTAAACAGGTTGATGAAAACGAGACTTTTGTTCATTCATTACTAGAGCAAG
The genomic region above belongs to Vibrio casei and contains:
- a CDS encoding IS3 family transposase (programmed frameshift); translation: MTSKKKRIIHSPEFKAEALKLAEKVGVAAAARQLSLHESQIYGWRKSAKSDTSTSQREKDLAAEVAKLKRQLAEQAEELDIGKKGRHLLREKPKVDCYEFMLEHLLCFRVARMAKVFGVSRSGFYYWIKHRHKAIQREVTRQELDTKVKEAFDNSKGRDGSRRIQKELAENGDSRNVKTIAASMKRQDLTPKAARKFKCTTDSKHKMPVAPNLLAQDFKAEAPNQKWAGDITYVATSEGWLYLAVIIDLYSRQVVGWSMDTRMTATLVCDALSMALFRRGFPEQVIVHSDRGSQYCSKDYRDIITAYNLKQSMSRKGNCWDNACVESFFHSLKVEAIQYEPIMTRDEMRQTIFEYIEVDYNRTRRHSALGYLSPVNFENQNVA
- a CDS encoding DEAD/DEAH box helicase: MSSLAGADQYDWIIIDEAARSIASELAIAMQVGKRVLLVGDHKQLPPLYTDPHKKALARHLGIQSSNDIDELIESDFARAFESDYGKQVGAKLLVQYRMAPAIGTLVSQCFYDGELENGERKIPDIYRDVPKALSSAATWLDTSNLNKKAHHQTGSGRSIYNDAEADAIVDLLKQVDENETFVHSLLEQVKEGEAAIGVICMYAEQKRRIRQKVKKASLSDELTKLLKIDTVDSYQGKENRVIILSVTRSEQKQGSGFLKLPNRINVGLSRAMDRLVIVGDKRMWQGKNSQLPFGKVIKFMEEHASEDLYRFVDITTKKFKKAV